From the genome of Chroicocephalus ridibundus chromosome 1, bChrRid1.1, whole genome shotgun sequence, one region includes:
- the MIOX gene encoding inositol oxygenase isoform X3, with translation MRSLQADATPPEGPESGKAKSEYRNYRMHTHQTVDFVRKKSAEYGSCSLRKMGAMEALELLDQLVDESDPDVDFPNSYHAYQTAEGIRRAHPDKDWFHLVGLLHDLGKVLALFGEPQWAVVGDTFPVGCKVQKSVVFGDTTFHDNPDTRDPLYSTEYGMYQPRCGLENILMSWGHDEYMYRVMKVNRFALPKEAFYMVRFHSFYPWHAHGDYLHLCSEEDLRMLPWVRELNKFDLYTKQEELPDVQQLRGYYQSLIDKYCPGQLCW, from the exons ATGAGGAGCCTCCAGGCG GACGCCACCCCCCCCGAGGGGCCCGAGTCTGGCAAGGCCAAGTCCGAGTACCGCAACTACAGG ATGCACACCCACCAGACCGTCGACTTCGTCCGCAAGAAG AGCGCCGAGTACGGGAGCTGTTCCCTGCGCAAGATGGGCGCCATGGaggcgctggagctgctggaccaGCTGGTGGATGAGTCCGACCCCGACGTGGACTTCCCCAACTCCTACCACGCATACCAAACCGCCGAGGGCATCCGCAGGGCCCACCCTGACAAAG ACTGGTTCCACCTCGTGGGGCTGCTGCACGACCTGGGGAAGGTCCTGGCACTGTTCGGGGAGCCCCAG TGGGCCGTGGTGGGGGACACCTTCCCTGTGGGCTGCAAGGTGCAGAAGTCCGTGGTCTTCGGGGACACCACCTTCCATGACAACCCCGACACTAGAGACCCCCTGTACAG caccgagTACGGGATGTACCAGCCCCGCTGCGGCCTGGAGAACATCCTCATGTCCTGGGGACACGACG AGTACATGTACAGAGTCATGAAGGTCAACCGCTTCGCCCTGCCCAaggag gCCTTCTACATGGTGCGGTTCCACTCCTTCTACCCCTGGCACGCGCACGGGGACTACCTGCACCTCTGCTCCGAGGAGGACCTCCGCATGCTGCCCTGGGTCCGCGAGCTCAA CAAGTTCGACCTCTACAccaagcaggaggagctgcccgACGTGCAGCAGCTGCGGGGCTACTACCAGTCCCTCATCGACAAGTACTGCCCCGGGCAGCTCTGCTGGTGA
- the MIOX gene encoding inositol oxygenase isoform X1, whose amino-acid sequence MLWGWGGGGPAATAGGCRCHAVPRIQSLPLVMAGAPYPLGNTAWPPPGVLCHPTDRARPFTPQDATPPEGPESGKAKSEYRNYREGKLLDRVYNTYLQMHTHQTVDFVRKKSAEYGSCSLRKMGAMEALELLDQLVDESDPDVDFPNSYHAYQTAEGIRRAHPDKDWFHLVGLLHDLGKVLALFGEPQWAVVGDTFPVGCKVQKSVVFGDTTFHDNPDTRDPLYSTEYGMYQPRCGLENILMSWGHDEYMYRVMKVNRFALPKEAFYMVRFHSFYPWHAHGDYLHLCSEEDLRMLPWVRELNKFDLYTKQEELPDVQQLRGYYQSLIDKYCPGQLCW is encoded by the exons atgctgtggggctgggggggagggggtcccgCAGCCACGGCGGGGGGGTGCCGGTGCCACGCCGTGCCACGCATTCAGAGTCTTCCTTTGGTGATGGCGGGGGCTCCCTACCCTTTGGGGAACACGGCCTGGCCCCCCCCGGGTGTTCTCTGTCACCCCACTGACCGAGCCCGGCCTTTCACCCCCCAGGACGCCACCCCCCCCGAGGGGCCCGAGTCTGGCAAGGCCAAGTCCGAGTACCGCAACTACAGG gaggggaagctgctggaCCGCGTCTACAACACCTACCTGCAGATGCACACCCACCAGACCGTCGACTTCGTCCGCAAGAAG AGCGCCGAGTACGGGAGCTGTTCCCTGCGCAAGATGGGCGCCATGGaggcgctggagctgctggaccaGCTGGTGGATGAGTCCGACCCCGACGTGGACTTCCCCAACTCCTACCACGCATACCAAACCGCCGAGGGCATCCGCAGGGCCCACCCTGACAAAG ACTGGTTCCACCTCGTGGGGCTGCTGCACGACCTGGGGAAGGTCCTGGCACTGTTCGGGGAGCCCCAG TGGGCCGTGGTGGGGGACACCTTCCCTGTGGGCTGCAAGGTGCAGAAGTCCGTGGTCTTCGGGGACACCACCTTCCATGACAACCCCGACACTAGAGACCCCCTGTACAG caccgagTACGGGATGTACCAGCCCCGCTGCGGCCTGGAGAACATCCTCATGTCCTGGGGACACGACG AGTACATGTACAGAGTCATGAAGGTCAACCGCTTCGCCCTGCCCAaggag gCCTTCTACATGGTGCGGTTCCACTCCTTCTACCCCTGGCACGCGCACGGGGACTACCTGCACCTCTGCTCCGAGGAGGACCTCCGCATGCTGCCCTGGGTCCGCGAGCTCAA CAAGTTCGACCTCTACAccaagcaggaggagctgcccgACGTGCAGCAGCTGCGGGGCTACTACCAGTCCCTCATCGACAAGTACTGCCCCGGGCAGCTCTGCTGGTGA
- the MIOX gene encoding inositol oxygenase isoform X2 — protein MRSLQADATPPEGPESGKAKSEYRNYREGKLLDRVYNTYLQMHTHQTVDFVRKKSAEYGSCSLRKMGAMEALELLDQLVDESDPDVDFPNSYHAYQTAEGIRRAHPDKDWFHLVGLLHDLGKVLALFGEPQWAVVGDTFPVGCKVQKSVVFGDTTFHDNPDTRDPLYSTEYGMYQPRCGLENILMSWGHDEYMYRVMKVNRFALPKEAFYMVRFHSFYPWHAHGDYLHLCSEEDLRMLPWVRELNKFDLYTKQEELPDVQQLRGYYQSLIDKYCPGQLCW, from the exons ATGAGGAGCCTCCAGGCG GACGCCACCCCCCCCGAGGGGCCCGAGTCTGGCAAGGCCAAGTCCGAGTACCGCAACTACAGG gaggggaagctgctggaCCGCGTCTACAACACCTACCTGCAGATGCACACCCACCAGACCGTCGACTTCGTCCGCAAGAAG AGCGCCGAGTACGGGAGCTGTTCCCTGCGCAAGATGGGCGCCATGGaggcgctggagctgctggaccaGCTGGTGGATGAGTCCGACCCCGACGTGGACTTCCCCAACTCCTACCACGCATACCAAACCGCCGAGGGCATCCGCAGGGCCCACCCTGACAAAG ACTGGTTCCACCTCGTGGGGCTGCTGCACGACCTGGGGAAGGTCCTGGCACTGTTCGGGGAGCCCCAG TGGGCCGTGGTGGGGGACACCTTCCCTGTGGGCTGCAAGGTGCAGAAGTCCGTGGTCTTCGGGGACACCACCTTCCATGACAACCCCGACACTAGAGACCCCCTGTACAG caccgagTACGGGATGTACCAGCCCCGCTGCGGCCTGGAGAACATCCTCATGTCCTGGGGACACGACG AGTACATGTACAGAGTCATGAAGGTCAACCGCTTCGCCCTGCCCAaggag gCCTTCTACATGGTGCGGTTCCACTCCTTCTACCCCTGGCACGCGCACGGGGACTACCTGCACCTCTGCTCCGAGGAGGACCTCCGCATGCTGCCCTGGGTCCGCGAGCTCAA CAAGTTCGACCTCTACAccaagcaggaggagctgcccgACGTGCAGCAGCTGCGGGGCTACTACCAGTCCCTCATCGACAAGTACTGCCCCGGGCAGCTCTGCTGGTGA
- the LOC134510465 gene encoding protein SCO2 homolog, mitochondrial: MFPTRCLTHGLTHGATYGVTHSLTHALPRGMTNRLTHAATHRLTHGVTHSATHRLPHSLTHYLPHSMTHGQPLCLPQGMTHSQPRRLTHSLTHRLPHGMTHGQPLPLPHSLPPHMPPRQGLHGGGRPGQGLPLWQRLGVAALVAGAAGGLWLWLRAEKGRQRQARRRAELRALALGQGDFQLRDQEGRPRCKADFRGQWVLLYFGFTHCPDVCPEELGKLSHAVELLEQEPGLPPLQPLFITVDPERDDAAAMGRYLRDFHPRLLGLTGTPEEVRAAGSAYRVYASAGPRDEDGDYIVDHTILIYLLGPDGLFLDCYGRSKSAQDIARSVRRHMDTYEPLPDDDEQRK, translated from the coding sequence atgtTCCCCACCCGCTGCCTGACCCACGGACTGACCCACGGAGCAACCTATGGAGTGACCCACAGCCTGACCCACGCCCTGCCCCGTGGCATGACCAACCGCCTGACCCATGCAGCGACCCACAGACTGACCCATGGAGTGACCCACAGTGCGACCCATCGCTTGCCCCACAGCCTGACCCATTACTTGCCCCACAGCATGACCCATggccagcccctctgcctgccccagggcatGACCCACAGCCAGCCCCGCCGCCTGACCCACAGCCTGACCCATCGCCTGCCCCACGGCATGACCCATGGCCAgccgctccccctgccccacagccttcCCCCCCACATGCCCCCGCGGCAGGGGCTGCATGGCGGGGGCCGTCCGGGTCAGGGGCTGCCACTGTGGCAGCGCCTGGGGGTGGCGGCGCTGGtggcaggggcggcgggggggctgtggctgtggctgcggGCGGAGAAGGGGCGGCAGCggcaggcgcggcggcgggcggagctgCGGGCGCTGGCCCTGGGCCAGGGCGACTTCCAGCTGCGGGACCAGGAGGGGCGGCCGCGGTGCAAAGCCGACTTCCGCgggcagtgggtgctgctctACTTCGGCTTCACCCACTGCCCCGACGTCTGCCCCGAGGAGCTGGGCAAGCTGAGCCACgctgtggagctgctggagcaggagcccggccttcctcccctccagcccctcttcATCACCGTGGACCCTGAGCGGGATGATGCGGCGGCCATGGGGCGCTACCTGCGCGACTTCCACCCGCGGCTGCTGGGGCTGACGGGCACCCCCGAGGAGGTGCGGGCGGCCGGCAGCGCCTACCGCGTCTACGCCAGCGCGGGGCCGCGGGATGAGGACGGGGACTACATCGTGGACCACACCATCCTCATCTACCTGCTGGGCCCCGACGGGCTCTTCCTTGACTGCTACGGCCGCAGCAAGAGCGCCCAGGACATCGCCCGCAGCGTGCGCCGCCACATGGACACCTACGAGCCCCTGCCCGACGACGACGAACAAAGGAAATAA
- the NCAPH2 gene encoding condensin-2 complex subunit H2 isoform X2 yields MEEVESRFVHLLQPIRDLTKNWEVDVAAQLGEYLEELDQICISFDNGKTTMNFIEAALVIQGSACVYSRKVEYLYSLVYQTLDFISNKKREKLPSSVGQDDRDADATFGAEEKEEFLSLDDIRDSSQANVDMRKDHQPNLTDIVPLTPMSLVLPEEAEKRDNPLFSRKGEVLASRRDFRMNTCTPHATGAFLLELAGFSPTSLQEQQRVGSPGRAAGALSGVLGSSGDPVQVLSFSEDRGAAGPDDDDVPGAPEDDVEMIPAAHEHVKAQRSAPRPRGYVLRERAPAEDPPAHIKEMLDPWQSLDPFADSEDKPFKKGRPFLVPHGLDDVVGGKRKRKGSRKLQDFMIWFSAAYDNVADSRKTRRKGPTFADLELLYWKQLKERMAAQRKLQSRAGLPPCEEEPDLLEDEREADSDEAADDFAEHDDMQPEAPEELGEGDLGLPDPGSLGYEELVRRNVELFMANSQKYAQETELSQHIRRWEDRMGPLLQEQEDRATFDIHSYGDALADRCGDLGQWQTFASLVAGQPPFEVCRYMLASLQLANDYVVELAQEPGLEQALDTMRLRLLTHRRAHERFHTFQPPSACP; encoded by the exons ATGGAGGAGGTGGAGTCGCGCTTCGtgcacctcctgcagcccatcCGCGACCTCACCAAGAACTGGGAGGTGGACGTGGCCGCCCAGCTCGGGGAGTACCTGGAGGAG cTGGATCAAATCTGCATTTCCTTCGATAATGGCAAAACCACCATGAACTTCATAGAGGCGGCCCTGGTGATCCAGGGCTCCGCCTGCGTCTACAGCAGGAAG GTGGAATATCTCTACTCGCTGGTCTACCAGACGCTCGACTTCATCTCCAACAAAAA GCGGGAAAAGCTGCCCAGCTCCGTGGGGCAGGACGACAGAGACGCCGACGCGACCtttggggcagaggagaaggaggag TTCCTCTCCCTGGACGACATCAGGGACAGCAGCCAGGCGAACGTGGACATGAGGAAGGATCATCAGCCCAAC CTCACGGACATCGTTCCCTTGACTCCCATGTCTTTGGTCCTCCCGGAAGAGGCTGAGAAGAGGGACAACCCTCTGTTCAG CCGGAAAGGGGAGGTCCTGGCCAGCCGGAGGGATTTCCGCATGAACACCTGCACGCCTCACGCCACCGGAGccttcctgctggagctggcgggATTCTCCCCCAccagcctgcaggagcagcagcgcgTGGGGAGCCCCGGCAGAGCAGCAG GAGCACTGTCCGGTGTCCTTGGCAGCAGCGGTGACCCCGTGCAGGTGCTGAGCTTCTCTGAAGACAGAG GTGCTGCAGGaccagatgatgatgatgtgcCTGGGGCCCCAGAGGATGATGTGGAAATGATTCCGGCTGCTCACGAACATGTCAAGGCACAGAGG AGCGCACCCCGACCGAGGGGCTACGTGTTGCGGGAGCGAGCCCCTGCCGAGGACCCCCCAGCCCACATCAAG GAGATGCTGGATCCATGGCAAAGCCTTGACCCCTTTGCTGACTCTGAGGACAAACCATTTAAGAAAG GGAGGCCCTTCCTGGTGCCACACGGCCTGGACGACGTGGTTGGGGGCAAGCGGAAGAGGAAGGGATCGAGGAAGCTCCAGGACTTCATGATATGGTTCTCTGCAGCCT ACGACAACGTCGCCGACAGCAGGAAGACCCGGAGGAAAGGGCCAACGTTCGCAG atCTGGAGCTGCTGTACTGGAAGCAGCTGAAGGAGCGGATGGCGGCGCAGAGGAAGCTGCAGAGCCGGGCG gggctgccgcCGTGCGAGGAGGAGCCGGATCTGCTGGAGGACGAGCGCGAGGCTGACTCCGACGAAGCAGCAG ATGACTTTGCAGAGCACGACGACATGCAGCCCGAGGCCCctgaggagctgggggaaggagaccTGG GCCTCCCCGACCCGGGCTCGCTGGGCTACGAGGAGCTGGTCCGCAGGAACGTG gAGCTGTTCATGGCCAACTCCCAGAAGTACGCGCAGGAGACGGAGCTCTCCCAACACATCCGTCGTTGGGAAGACAGGATGGGGCCGCTGCTGCAGGAACAG GAGGATCGAGCCACCTTCGACATCCACAGCTACGGGGATGCACTGGCCGATCGCTGCGGGGACCTGGGGCAATGGCAGACCTTCGCCAGCCTGGTGGCGGGGCAGCCCCCCTTCGAGGTGTGCCGCTACATGCTGGCCTCCCTCCAGCTG GCCAACGACTACGTGGTGGAGCTGGCGCAGGAGccggggctggagcaggcgctggACACCATGCGGCTGCGGCTCCTCACCCACCGCCGGGCCCACGAACGCTTTCACACCTTCCAgcccccctccgcctgcccctGA
- the LMF2 gene encoding lipase maturation factor 2 — MGEPPRRPRSLFLTGLAAAYLAAFASLYVQIPGLYGRDGILPARKMLRLSGKGLWEQLRDFPTLLWLGPHLGLDTELGMELLCLLGILASFGALLFEPLRDSLLFALLRMLYLSLYQVGQIFLYFQWDSLLLEAGFLAVLVAPLHLLKWRSTAWRPHDSVTFWLVRWLLFRLMFASRVVKLTSRCPTWWGLTALTYHYETQCIPTPAAWFAHQLPVWFQKFSVVATYVIEIAIPLLFFAPIRRLRLFAFYSQVLLQVLIILTGNYNFFNMLTIALAFSLLDEEHVGRWLGRSKRRHASTWPPSLRSFLSTLLELSTYALLLYWSVQSFGLEINWEKRLLDSKVAFTYHEFKMWLQTVTLPLVGLGFLSLSWEILSALYRCACVRGCFWKLWAMLQWAVFTTATVGMFAISLVPFTYIDRESNDKLWPGIHQMFSAVERFQVVNSYGLFRRMTGVGGRPEVVLEGSYDKQSWTEIEFMYKPGNVSVAPPVVTPHQPRLDWQMWFAALDHHSSSPWFTSFVYRLLQGKEDVIRLVQVDESQYPFSARPPVYIRAQLYKYWFTGSAEGSQGPAPWWRRQHFQEFFPTVSLGDPALENLLSQHGLKDKLSPLRPTDALLPWLLRSLRQLVRPFSGPTVLWSLYLVAATVCLLRALGRRPRGGAPPARHKGPRRGEPTDRGGGEKNGQVRRKEAKEAEEKGEGRARGAADGHGGTKKKK; from the exons ATGGGGGAGCCGCCGCGGCGGCCGCGCTCGCTCTTTCTGACTGGGCTGGCCGCCGCCTACCTCGCCGCCTTCGCCTCGCTCTACGTCCAGATCCCCG GGCTGTATGGGAGAGATGGCATCCTACCGGCTCGCAAAATGCTGCGCCTCAGCGGGAAGGGCCTGTGGGAGCAGCTCCGGGATTTTCCCACTCTGTTGTGGCTTGGTCCCCACTTGGGTTTGGATACGGAGCTGGGGATGGAACTGCTCTGCCTCCTCGGCATCCTCGCCTCCTTCGGCGCCTTGCTGTTCGAGCCCCTGCGGGACAGCCTGCTCTTTGCCCTGCTCAGGATGCTCTACCTCTCGCTCTACCAG GTGGGGCAGATCTTCCTCTACTTCCAGTG ggacagcctcctgctgGAAGCGGGGTTCCTGGCAGTGCTGGTGGCCCCCCTGCACCTGCTGAAGTGGCGGTCCACGGCCTGGCGTCCCCACGACAGTGTCACCTTCTGGCTGGTGCGCTGGCTCCTCTTCCGGCTGATGTTTGCCTCCCGGGTGGTGAAGCTGACCAGCCGCTGCCCCACCTGGTGGGGACTCACAG ctCTCACCTATCACTACGAGACCCAGTGCATCCCCACGCCGGCTGCCTGGTTTGCCCACCAGCTGCCTGTCTGGTTCCAGAAGTTCAGCGTGGTGGCCACTTACGTCATCGAGATCGCCATCCCGCTCCTCTTCTTCGCGCCCATCCGCCGCCTCCGGCTCTTTGCCTTCTACAGCCAg gtgctgctgcaggTCCTCATCATCCTCACGGGTAACTACAACTTCTTCAACATGCTCACCATCGCCCTGGCCTTCTCCCTGCTGGACGAGGAGCACGTGGGGCGCTGGCTGGGGCGCAGCAAGAGGCGGCATGCCAGCA CCTGGCCCCCCAGCTTGCGGTCCTTCCTCTCCACCCTGCTGGAGCTGAGCACCTATGCCCTCCTGCTCTACTGGAGCGTCCAATCCTTCGGCCTGGAGATCAACTGGGAGAAGAGGCTGCTGGACTCCAAAGTGG CCTTCACCTATCACGAGTTCAAGATGTGGCTGCAGACGGTGACCCTGccgctggtggggctgggctTCCTCTCGCTCTCCTGGGAGATCCTCTCCGCATTGTACAG GTGTGCCTGTGTCCGCGGCTGCTTCTGGAAGCTCTGGGCCATGCTGCAGTGGGCCGTCTTCACCACAGCGACTGTGGGGATGTTTGCCATCAGCTTg GTGCCCTTCACCTATATCGACCGCGAGTCCAACGACAAGCTGTGGCCCGGCATCCACCAGATGTTCAGCGCGGTTGAGCGCTTCCAGGTGGTGAACTCCTACGGGCTCTTCCGCAGGATGACAGGTGTCGGGGGGCGGCCCGAGGTGGTGCTGGAGGGCAGTTACGACAAGCAGAGCTGGACG GAGATTGAGTTCATGTACAAGCCCGGGAACGTCAGCGTGGCCCCCCCCGTGGTCACCCCGCACCAGCCCCGCCTCGACTGGCAGATGTGGTTCGCGGCACTGGAccaccacagcagcagcccctggtTCACCAGCTTCGTCTACCGCCTGCTGCAGGGCAAGGAGGacg TGATCCGCCTGGTGCAGGTCGATGAGTCCCAGTACCCCTTCAGCGCTCGGCCCCCCGTCTACATCCGCGCCCAGCTCTACAAGTACTGGTTCACTGGCAGCGCCGAGggcag CCAGGGCCCTGCGCCATGGTGGCGGCGGCAGCATTTCCAGGAGTTCTTCCCCACCGTCTCCTTGGGCGACCCTGCGCTGGAGAATCTGCTCAGCCAGCACGGCCTGAAG GACAAGCTGTCCCCCCTGCGCCCGACGGAtgccctcctgccctggctgctgcggTCCCTGCGCCAGCTTGTCCgtcccttctccggccccaccgTCCTCTGGTCCCTCTACCTTGTGGCGGCCACCGTCTGCCTCCTGCGAGCCCTgggccgccggccccgggggggtgcgccccccgcccgccacAAAGGCCCCAGGCGAGGGGAGCCCACGGACCGGGGGGGCGGCGAGAAGAACGGGCAGGTGCGGAGGAAGGAGGCCAAAGAGGCGGAGGAGAAAGGCGAGGGCCGGGCCCGCGGGGCGGCCGATGGCCACGGGGGCACCAAGAAGAAGAAGTGA
- the NCAPH2 gene encoding condensin-2 complex subunit H2 isoform X1 has product MEEVESRFVHLLQPIRDLTKNWEVDVAAQLGEYLEELDQICISFDNGKTTMNFIEAALVIQGSACVYSRKVEYLYSLVYQTLDFISNKKREKLPSSVGQDDRDADATFGAEEKEEFLSLDDIRDSSQANVDMRKDHQPNLTDIVPLTPMSLVLPEEAEKRDNPLFSRKGEVLASRRDFRMNTCTPHATGAFLLELAGFSPTSLQEQQRVGSPGRAAGALSGVLGSSGDPVQVLSFSEDRGAAGPDDDDVPGAPEDDVEMIPAAHEHVKAQRSAPRPRGYVLRERAPAEDPPAHIKEMLDPWQSLDPFADSEDKPFKKGRPFLVPHGLDDVVGGKRKRKGSRKLQDFMIWFSAASIGAGPVAAGVSDLVLALLELPRQLHPVHIPWDANHLPWCRISSPGLVPSPKLRGEGGELSKPEAAGRAPHPSRALNWTRSQQTQYDNVADSRKTRRKGPTFADLELLYWKQLKERMAAQRKLQSRAGLPPCEEEPDLLEDEREADSDEAADDFAEHDDMQPEAPEELGEGDLGLPDPGSLGYEELVRRNVELFMANSQKYAQETELSQHIRRWEDRMGPLLQEQEDRATFDIHSYGDALADRCGDLGQWQTFASLVAGQPPFEVCRYMLASLQLANDYVVELAQEPGLEQALDTMRLRLLTHRRAHERFHTFQPPSACP; this is encoded by the exons ATGGAGGAGGTGGAGTCGCGCTTCGtgcacctcctgcagcccatcCGCGACCTCACCAAGAACTGGGAGGTGGACGTGGCCGCCCAGCTCGGGGAGTACCTGGAGGAG cTGGATCAAATCTGCATTTCCTTCGATAATGGCAAAACCACCATGAACTTCATAGAGGCGGCCCTGGTGATCCAGGGCTCCGCCTGCGTCTACAGCAGGAAG GTGGAATATCTCTACTCGCTGGTCTACCAGACGCTCGACTTCATCTCCAACAAAAA GCGGGAAAAGCTGCCCAGCTCCGTGGGGCAGGACGACAGAGACGCCGACGCGACCtttggggcagaggagaaggaggag TTCCTCTCCCTGGACGACATCAGGGACAGCAGCCAGGCGAACGTGGACATGAGGAAGGATCATCAGCCCAAC CTCACGGACATCGTTCCCTTGACTCCCATGTCTTTGGTCCTCCCGGAAGAGGCTGAGAAGAGGGACAACCCTCTGTTCAG CCGGAAAGGGGAGGTCCTGGCCAGCCGGAGGGATTTCCGCATGAACACCTGCACGCCTCACGCCACCGGAGccttcctgctggagctggcgggATTCTCCCCCAccagcctgcaggagcagcagcgcgTGGGGAGCCCCGGCAGAGCAGCAG GAGCACTGTCCGGTGTCCTTGGCAGCAGCGGTGACCCCGTGCAGGTGCTGAGCTTCTCTGAAGACAGAG GTGCTGCAGGaccagatgatgatgatgtgcCTGGGGCCCCAGAGGATGATGTGGAAATGATTCCGGCTGCTCACGAACATGTCAAGGCACAGAGG AGCGCACCCCGACCGAGGGGCTACGTGTTGCGGGAGCGAGCCCCTGCCGAGGACCCCCCAGCCCACATCAAG GAGATGCTGGATCCATGGCAAAGCCTTGACCCCTTTGCTGACTCTGAGGACAAACCATTTAAGAAAG GGAGGCCCTTCCTGGTGCCACACGGCCTGGACGACGTGGTTGGGGGCAAGCGGAAGAGGAAGGGATCGAGGAAGCTCCAGGACTTCATGATATGGTTCTCTGCAGCCT CCATCGGTGCCGGTCCCGTAGCTGCCGGTGTCTCTGATCTGGTCTTGGCCTTGCTGGAGCTGCCCAGGCAACTCCATCCTGTTCACATCCCGTGGGATGCAAACCACCTTCCATGGTGCAGGATCTCCTCACCCGGGCTTGTCCCGTCACCAAAGCTCCGAGGAGAAGGGGGCGAGTTATCTAAGCCAGAAGCAGCCGGCAGAGCTCCACACCCCAGCAGGGCCTTAAACTGGACGCGCTCACAGCAAACACAGT ACGACAACGTCGCCGACAGCAGGAAGACCCGGAGGAAAGGGCCAACGTTCGCAG atCTGGAGCTGCTGTACTGGAAGCAGCTGAAGGAGCGGATGGCGGCGCAGAGGAAGCTGCAGAGCCGGGCG gggctgccgcCGTGCGAGGAGGAGCCGGATCTGCTGGAGGACGAGCGCGAGGCTGACTCCGACGAAGCAGCAG ATGACTTTGCAGAGCACGACGACATGCAGCCCGAGGCCCctgaggagctgggggaaggagaccTGG GCCTCCCCGACCCGGGCTCGCTGGGCTACGAGGAGCTGGTCCGCAGGAACGTG gAGCTGTTCATGGCCAACTCCCAGAAGTACGCGCAGGAGACGGAGCTCTCCCAACACATCCGTCGTTGGGAAGACAGGATGGGGCCGCTGCTGCAGGAACAG GAGGATCGAGCCACCTTCGACATCCACAGCTACGGGGATGCACTGGCCGATCGCTGCGGGGACCTGGGGCAATGGCAGACCTTCGCCAGCCTGGTGGCGGGGCAGCCCCCCTTCGAGGTGTGCCGCTACATGCTGGCCTCCCTCCAGCTG GCCAACGACTACGTGGTGGAGCTGGCGCAGGAGccggggctggagcaggcgctggACACCATGCGGCTGCGGCTCCTCACCCACCGCCGGGCCCACGAACGCTTTCACACCTTCCAgcccccctccgcctgcccctGA